A single genomic interval of Gimesia chilikensis harbors:
- a CDS encoding glycosyltransferase family 2 protein has translation MIPVLNESESLPQLYQEICETSQQHQIDLEIIFIDDGSTDKSWELISQLAKQDERVSGIRFRRNFAKAAALTAGMRAARGSVIMMMDADLQDNPKEIPRFLDKLNEGYDVVNGWKERRLDPWHKVYPSKVFNWMIWKLTGLKLHDHNCGFKLFRKEVAAEIRIYGELHRFIAVLADARGFKVTEIPVHHRERQHGYSKYGVRRFLRGFLDLLTVRFLTGYGQRPQHMLGAIGLSCLMLGFLGLGYLGVVWLLTNLFGLGLGPIGNRPLLAYSVAATILGAQAISLGLLAELIVAYTGRHQDTYSISERTETASQNEQEIII, from the coding sequence ATGATTCCGGTATTGAATGAATCGGAAAGTCTGCCACAACTGTATCAGGAGATCTGCGAAACCAGCCAGCAGCATCAGATTGACCTGGAAATTATCTTTATTGACGACGGTTCGACCGACAAGTCCTGGGAACTGATCTCGCAACTGGCCAAGCAGGATGAACGCGTTTCTGGGATCCGCTTCCGTCGGAACTTCGCCAAGGCAGCCGCGTTGACGGCGGGTATGCGGGCCGCCCGCGGTTCGGTGATCATGATGATGGACGCCGACCTGCAGGACAACCCGAAAGAAATTCCCCGTTTTCTGGATAAACTCAACGAAGGCTACGATGTCGTCAATGGCTGGAAAGAGCGTCGCCTCGATCCCTGGCATAAAGTGTATCCCAGTAAAGTCTTCAACTGGATGATCTGGAAACTGACCGGACTGAAACTGCACGATCACAACTGTGGCTTCAAACTGTTCCGCAAAGAAGTTGCTGCGGAAATTCGTATCTACGGCGAACTGCACCGTTTCATCGCCGTGTTGGCAGATGCCCGTGGATTTAAAGTGACCGAGATTCCCGTCCATCACCGCGAACGACAGCACGGTTATTCCAAGTATGGCGTGCGACGTTTCCTCCGCGGGTTCCTTGATCTGCTGACGGTTCGCTTCCTTACCGGCTATGGACAACGACCACAGCACATGCTGGGCGCCATCGGCTTGAGCTGTCTGATGCTTGGATTCCTTGGACTGGGCTACCTGGGGGTGGTCTGGTTGCTGACCAATCTGTTCGGTCTGGGACTGGGGCCGATTGGAAACCGTCCGCTGCTGGCCTATTCTGTCGCTGCAACCATTCTGGGGGCGCAAGCGATCAGCCTGGGCCTCTTGGCAGAGCTGATTGTCGCTTATACCGGTCGTCATCAGGACACCTACAGCATTTCCGAACGAACGGAAACCGCCTCTCAAAACGAGCAGGAGATCATTATCTGA
- a CDS encoding MBL fold metallo-hydrolase RNA specificity domain-containing protein encodes MKITFLGAAGEVTGSQHLIETDGRRILLDCGLFQGHRAESFKKNCRFAYPADSLDAVILSHGHMDHCGNIPRLYNKGFRGPIFCTSATADIAEIMLKDSARIQDEDARYLSRKLNEKHPPIEPLYDEEDVRQVMKQFERLDYHEWHDLGDDLRVRLLDAGHILGSAIIEMKIKDQGEWRHLVFTGDLGRRDLPLLRDPDTIEGCEILISESTYGNRIHEKASDLKEELYHILDEAYRVEGRVIIPAFSLGRTQQIIYYLNDLYNENRLPHIPIFVDSPLSTRLVSVYRHHLQDMDQDVSDVLKEDKDPFGFSLLDYVSTRQQSIELNKREGAFVVIAGSGMCENGRIRHHLKNGLEHPENTVVLMGYQAEHTLGRRLQQRDPKVKIFDRYYQVKARVVQLSGLSGHADVEDFKWWYETSAKRGNIGQVFLVHGEPESATALAALIRDEVDEEPIIPQYQQSFEV; translated from the coding sequence ATGAAAATTACGTTCCTCGGTGCCGCCGGTGAGGTGACCGGCAGCCAGCATTTGATCGAGACAGACGGGCGACGGATTCTGCTCGATTGTGGTCTGTTTCAGGGCCACCGGGCAGAGTCATTCAAAAAGAACTGCCGCTTCGCTTATCCCGCTGACTCCCTGGATGCCGTCATCCTCTCGCACGGGCACATGGACCATTGTGGCAATATTCCCCGGCTGTACAACAAGGGTTTTCGGGGACCGATCTTCTGCACCTCCGCGACGGCGGACATCGCAGAGATCATGCTCAAAGACAGTGCCCGTATTCAGGATGAAGACGCCCGTTACCTGTCTCGTAAACTGAATGAAAAGCATCCGCCCATCGAACCGCTTTACGATGAAGAGGATGTGCGACAGGTCATGAAGCAGTTCGAACGCCTCGACTATCACGAGTGGCACGACCTGGGGGACGACCTCCGGGTACGACTGCTGGATGCCGGCCATATTCTGGGATCCGCGATCATTGAGATGAAGATCAAGGACCAGGGAGAATGGAGACATCTGGTCTTCACCGGTGATCTGGGCCGTCGCGATCTGCCCCTGCTGCGAGATCCCGATACGATCGAGGGTTGCGAGATTCTGATTTCAGAAAGCACCTACGGCAACCGGATTCACGAAAAAGCCTCGGATCTGAAAGAGGAACTCTATCACATTCTCGATGAGGCCTATCGCGTTGAAGGGCGTGTGATCATCCCCGCGTTCAGCCTCGGACGCACCCAGCAGATCATTTACTATTTGAACGATCTGTATAACGAAAACCGTCTGCCACACATTCCGATTTTTGTCGACAGCCCTCTCTCCACGCGCCTGGTTTCAGTCTACCGCCATCATCTGCAGGATATGGACCAGGACGTCAGCGACGTTTTGAAAGAAGACAAGGATCCCTTCGGCTTCTCACTGCTGGATTACGTTTCGACCCGTCAGCAGAGTATCGAACTCAATAAACGGGAAGGGGCGTTCGTCGTCATCGCCGGCAGTGGGATGTGTGAGAACGGTCGTATCCGCCATCACCTCAAGAACGGCCTGGAACATCCGGAGAATACCGTCGTACTGATGGGCTACCAGGCGGAGCATACCCTGGGCCGTCGTCTGCAGCAGCGCGATCCCAAAGTGAAGATCTTTGATCGCTATTACCAGGTCAAAGCCAGGGTCGTGCAGCTCAGCGGTCTCTCAGGCCATGCCGACGTTGAGGATTTTAAATGGTGGTACGAAACCTCCGCGAAACGGGGTAACATCGGCCAGGTCTTCCTCGTCCACGGAGAACCGGAATCAGCGACGGCGCTGGCAGCCTTGATCCGCGATGAAGTCGATGAGGAACCGATCATCCCCCAGTATCAGCAATCGTTCGAGGTTTAA
- a CDS encoding ASCH domain-containing protein, with translation MAKAIQHPDKSLPALGIRQPWAELIMRGVKTIELRSSQTKIRGTIYVYASKTLAKTPHAIEAAAQAEITTETLPTGTLIGTVEIVDSFPATAEHAEASGVPESLLKGKFGWKLANPKRIKSPIVPQFLPYGVWFYPFVRKQTGTRQK, from the coding sequence ATGGCGAAAGCGATTCAACATCCCGACAAGAGTCTGCCGGCTCTCGGAATCAGACAGCCCTGGGCAGAACTGATCATGCGGGGCGTGAAAACAATTGAGCTCCGTTCCAGTCAGACGAAGATCCGCGGGACGATCTACGTCTATGCTTCAAAGACTCTCGCGAAGACACCGCACGCCATCGAAGCAGCAGCGCAAGCGGAAATCACGACCGAAACCCTCCCGACGGGCACCTTGATCGGGACCGTTGAGATCGTCGATTCCTTCCCCGCGACCGCTGAACATGCGGAAGCATCAGGCGTCCCCGAGTCTCTGCTCAAGGGAAAATTCGGCTGGAAGCTCGCGAATCCCAAACGCATCAAATCGCCTATCGTGCCGCAGTTCCTGCCTTATGGAGTCTGGTTCTATCCCTTCGTCCGCAAGCAGACCGGAACCCGCCAGAAATAG
- the trpA gene encoding tryptophan synthase subunit alpha encodes MTTSISETFATLKSENRMAFMPFITAGDPDLATTVDVLKELSRQGVDLIEVGFPYSDPIADGPVIQESYTRALNNGFHVHDLFEALKELSADESVDLPALVGMVSYAIIFRYGAERFLKEAADAGFSGLIVPDLPGDEAGEFVELTKAAQLDLVQLVSPLTPEDRTKRIVQSASGFIYCIAVAGTTGVRDELPAELTAHLESLRSLTDLPLAVGFGISKPEHVDTLRGKADGFIIGSAIVKQFAAFSDPDQTREDVIASIGKYAGEMAAATKG; translated from the coding sequence GTGACAACTTCGATCTCTGAAACTTTTGCGACGTTAAAATCTGAAAACCGCATGGCGTTCATGCCTTTCATCACCGCCGGCGATCCGGATCTGGCAACCACCGTTGATGTATTGAAAGAACTGTCACGACAGGGAGTCGACCTGATCGAGGTGGGCTTCCCGTATAGTGATCCAATTGCAGATGGTCCGGTGATTCAGGAATCGTACACGCGGGCTCTCAACAACGGCTTCCACGTACACGATCTGTTTGAAGCTTTGAAAGAACTCTCTGCAGATGAGTCCGTCGATCTGCCGGCCCTGGTCGGCATGGTTTCGTATGCGATTATCTTTCGTTATGGCGCAGAGCGTTTCCTGAAAGAAGCCGCTGACGCCGGGTTCTCAGGCCTGATTGTTCCCGATCTTCCCGGAGACGAAGCAGGTGAGTTCGTCGAACTCACCAAGGCAGCTCAACTGGACCTGGTGCAACTGGTCTCCCCACTGACGCCTGAAGATCGCACGAAGCGAATCGTGCAGTCTGCCTCGGGTTTCATTTACTGTATCGCAGTCGCCGGCACGACAGGTGTTCGTGATGAACTGCCTGCGGAACTGACAGCACATCTGGAGTCGTTACGTTCGCTGACAGATCTGCCTTTAGCGGTGGGTTTCGGCATCAGTAAGCCAGAGCATGTCGACACGCTCCGTGGTAAAGCCGACGGATTCATCATTGGTTCGGCGATTGTCAAACAGTTCGCTGCTTTTTCTGACCCAGACCAGACGCGGGAAGACGTGATTGCGTCGATCGGAAAATACGCAGGTGAGATGGCAGCCGCGACGAAGGGTTGA
- the trpB gene encoding tryptophan synthase subunit beta, whose product MTTSLSNVPDASGRFGEFGRRFVPETLMHALEELTQEYEKAKQDPSFQAELDDLLKHYVGRPNPLYFAERLTEHCGGGKIYFKREDLNHTGAHKINNTMGQALLTMRMGKKRVIAETGAGQHGVASAVACARFGLECIVYMGEEDIRRQKLNVFNMKMMGAEVRGVSSGSKTLRDAVNEAMRDWMSSVETTHYIIGSVIGPHPFPMMVRDFQSVIGKEAREQCLAQTGKLPDQVIACVGGGSNSAGMFYPFIDDEGVKLTGVEAGGRGPEPGEHASTLSYGAKGVLHGSFGYVLQDDDGQTMDVHSISAGLDYPGVGPEHSYWKDSGRVNYTAITDDEALEGFQTMARLEGIIPAIESSHAIAYAVKAARQASPDETIVVCLSGRGDKDVNEVARLLGRDI is encoded by the coding sequence ATGACAACCAGTTTATCGAATGTGCCTGATGCCTCCGGTCGCTTTGGAGAATTCGGCCGCCGCTTCGTCCCCGAAACTCTGATGCATGCCCTGGAGGAACTGACCCAGGAATATGAGAAAGCCAAACAGGATCCGTCATTTCAGGCGGAGCTGGACGACCTGCTCAAGCATTATGTGGGCCGCCCGAATCCGCTCTATTTCGCGGAACGCCTGACTGAACATTGTGGCGGCGGTAAGATCTACTTCAAGCGCGAAGATCTGAATCACACCGGTGCTCATAAGATCAATAACACCATGGGCCAGGCACTGCTGACCATGCGGATGGGTAAAAAACGTGTAATCGCCGAAACAGGAGCCGGCCAGCATGGCGTGGCTTCCGCTGTGGCCTGTGCCCGCTTCGGCCTGGAGTGCATCGTCTATATGGGCGAGGAAGACATCCGCCGCCAGAAGCTGAACGTGTTCAATATGAAAATGATGGGCGCTGAAGTCCGCGGCGTTTCCAGCGGTTCCAAGACGCTACGCGACGCCGTTAATGAAGCGATGCGGGACTGGATGTCGAGCGTGGAGACCACCCACTACATTATCGGTTCCGTGATTGGACCGCACCCCTTCCCAATGATGGTTCGCGACTTCCAGTCGGTCATCGGAAAAGAGGCCCGCGAACAGTGCCTGGCGCAGACTGGTAAACTCCCCGATCAAGTGATTGCCTGTGTCGGCGGCGGTTCCAATTCGGCCGGCATGTTCTATCCCTTTATCGACGATGAGGGTGTGAAGCTGACCGGCGTGGAAGCGGGTGGCCGCGGTCCTGAACCGGGAGAGCATGCGAGTACGCTGAGCTATGGAGCCAAGGGTGTGCTGCATGGCAGCTTCGGATATGTGCTGCAGGACGATGACGGCCAGACGATGGACGTGCATTCGATCTCTGCGGGCCTCGACTATCCCGGCGTGGGACCCGAACACAGTTACTGGAAAGATTCCGGCCGCGTGAATTACACCGCGATCACCGACGATGAAGCCCTCGAAGGCTTTCAGACGATGGCCCGCCTGGAAGGGATCATCCCGGCAATTGAATCGTCGCATGCGATCGCTTACGCCGTCAAAGCAGCCCGCCAGGCCAGCCCCGATGAGACGATCGTTGTCTGCCTGTCCGGTCGTGGCGACAAAGACGTGAATGAAGTGGCCCGCCTGCTGGGACGGGACATTTAA
- the nadC gene encoding carboxylating nicotinate-nucleotide diphosphorylase: protein MTVPFTQPHEAAAQTLIKLSLAEDLQETGDLTCQALIEDTDQAEIQIVARQSGILAGSPITSLIFAELDPRVTCEHHLADGAALEPGSVISTCAGPLASLLTGERTVLNFLTHLCGVASQTAEYVKAIEGTRACILDTRKTLPGWRVLEKYAVAAGGGTNHRMGLYDGILIKDNHLAAWASRNSHPTIAAAVQQARESVNGEKGVEVEVDTLEQLADALEGKPEIVLLDNMSPETMREAIQMRDAQSPATLLEASGGINLETVRAAAETGVERISVGALTHSVISLDIGFDWKRRT from the coding sequence GTGACAGTTCCCTTTACACAGCCCCACGAGGCAGCAGCCCAAACCCTCATCAAACTGAGCCTGGCGGAAGATCTCCAGGAGACCGGCGACCTGACCTGTCAGGCTTTGATTGAAGATACCGACCAGGCCGAGATTCAGATTGTCGCCCGCCAGAGCGGAATCCTGGCCGGTTCTCCGATTACCTCACTGATTTTTGCAGAACTCGATCCGCGAGTGACCTGCGAGCATCATCTGGCTGACGGCGCCGCCCTGGAACCGGGATCCGTCATTTCAACGTGTGCCGGGCCGCTGGCATCGCTGTTGACCGGGGAACGCACCGTCTTGAACTTTCTGACGCATCTGTGCGGCGTTGCTTCACAGACGGCGGAGTACGTCAAAGCCATCGAGGGAACCCGGGCCTGTATTCTGGACACGCGGAAAACGCTGCCCGGTTGGCGGGTACTGGAAAAATATGCGGTCGCAGCCGGCGGGGGAACGAATCACCGGATGGGCCTGTATGACGGGATCCTGATTAAAGACAATCACCTGGCTGCCTGGGCCAGCCGCAATTCGCATCCCACCATCGCAGCCGCGGTGCAACAGGCGCGGGAATCGGTGAACGGGGAAAAAGGAGTGGAAGTCGAAGTCGACACGCTCGAACAGCTGGCCGACGCACTTGAAGGGAAGCCTGAGATCGTGCTGCTGGACAACATGTCGCCCGAGACCATGCGGGAGGCGATTCAGATGCGTGATGCCCAGTCACCTGCGACACTGCTGGAAGCATCGGGGGGCATCAACCTGGAAACGGTACGGGCCGCTGCGGAGACGGGAGTGGAACGGATCAGCGTGGGAGCGTTGACTCACTCTGTCATCTCGCTGGATATCGGCTTCGACTGGAAACGCCGCACCTGA
- the ald gene encoding alanine dehydrogenase: MIIGVPREIKQDEYRVALIPVGAEELTAAGHTVLVERGAGQGSGIPDELYEENGAEIVETAQEIFSRADMIIKVKEPQPSEWPLLRPGQILFTYFHFAADEKLTRGFLETGATAVAYETLEGKNGQLPLLTPMSEVAGRMSIQEGAKYLERPQLGRGILLGGVPGVPPAHILILGGGVVGKNAAQIAAGFQADVVILDISVDRLRYLEDIMPANVNTLYSDKHNIREQLELADLVIGAVLIPGARAPMLVPQSALKMMKPGAVLIDVAVDQGGCIETSRPTTHSDPTFVVDGVVHYCVANMPGAVGRTSTYALCNVTLPYALRLANQGLEAACAQDSGLLSAVNVHNGQVTNRAVAATFGLEYHEFCV, encoded by the coding sequence ATGATTATCGGAGTCCCTCGTGAAATCAAGCAGGACGAGTACCGCGTCGCCCTGATTCCGGTCGGAGCCGAGGAATTGACGGCCGCCGGGCATACCGTCCTGGTCGAACGGGGAGCCGGGCAGGGAAGTGGGATTCCCGATGAACTCTACGAAGAAAACGGGGCCGAAATCGTTGAAACGGCTCAAGAAATCTTCTCCCGCGCCGACATGATCATCAAGGTCAAAGAGCCCCAGCCCTCCGAATGGCCCCTGCTCAGACCGGGCCAGATCCTGTTTACCTACTTCCACTTCGCCGCCGACGAAAAGCTCACCCGCGGCTTTCTGGAAACGGGCGCCACCGCCGTCGCTTACGAAACACTCGAAGGGAAAAACGGCCAGCTTCCGCTGTTGACTCCCATGAGTGAAGTCGCCGGACGCATGAGCATTCAGGAAGGCGCCAAGTATCTGGAACGCCCCCAGTTGGGGCGCGGCATTCTGCTGGGAGGCGTACCGGGAGTCCCGCCGGCGCACATCCTGATTCTGGGCGGAGGTGTGGTTGGCAAGAACGCGGCCCAGATTGCAGCCGGTTTTCAGGCGGACGTCGTCATTCTGGATATCAGCGTAGATCGTCTGCGTTACCTCGAAGACATCATGCCTGCCAACGTGAATACGCTTTACAGCGACAAACACAACATCCGCGAGCAACTCGAGCTGGCGGACCTGGTGATCGGGGCTGTCCTGATTCCAGGCGCCCGGGCTCCCATGCTCGTTCCCCAGTCTGCTTTGAAGATGATGAAGCCGGGTGCGGTGTTGATCGATGTCGCCGTCGATCAGGGGGGCTGTATCGAAACATCCCGGCCGACGACGCACTCGGATCCCACTTTCGTCGTGGATGGCGTCGTGCATTACTGTGTCGCCAACATGCCCGGCGCCGTGGGACGTACCAGTACTTATGCCCTGTGTAACGTCACACTCCCGTATGCACTCAGGCTGGCGAACCAGGGGCTGGAAGCCGCCTGTGCGCAGGACAGCGGATTGTTGTCCGCGGTCAACGTGCACAACGGACAGGTGACCAACCGTGCGGTCGCCGCGACCTTTGGTCTGGAATACCACGAGTTTTGTGTCTGA
- a CDS encoding EF-Tu C-terminal domain-related protein: MKYHEIEAEVYYLTTEEGGRKNGLLNGYRGQFHYDGGDHDGGQFFPDFLENEMIELGSTVSVLIRFPKRQWDEIHSGRIKIGMSFLVREGAKVVGRGRVKRV, encoded by the coding sequence ATGAAATACCATGAAATTGAAGCCGAAGTCTACTATTTAACCACAGAGGAAGGCGGTCGCAAAAACGGCCTACTTAACGGATATCGCGGCCAGTTCCACTATGATGGTGGTGATCATGATGGGGGGCAGTTCTTTCCAGATTTCCTGGAAAACGAAATGATCGAACTGGGAAGCACGGTGTCAGTACTCATTCGTTTTCCAAAGCGACAGTGGGATGAAATTCATTCCGGCCGAATCAAAATCGGAATGAGTTTTCTTGTTAGAGAAGGAGCTAAAGTGGTAGGACGAGGGAGGGTGAAGCGAGTTTGA
- a CDS encoding alpha/beta fold hydrolase produces MHLAFLHAFPLDHSMWDEQRAIAPERCTTPCLYQLGDSLEDWASRVLDSIETHSLIAIGSSMGGSCALEMARQAPDRIAALVLVGTKAGHRPEPAARDAYLDTLHHQGIRGMWLEISGWLGAAAQPAVVQRIESLALSQETADLLNAVRVFHSRTDHTAVVAQWEKPLLVMCGEHDPVITEEKAMALSHLVPQAELHVMRGCGHFMNLERPHEFNQVLADFVRRVEAGRSAGA; encoded by the coding sequence ATGCATCTCGCGTTTCTGCATGCCTTCCCTCTCGATCATTCGATGTGGGACGAACAACGCGCGATTGCCCCTGAACGATGCACAACTCCCTGCCTGTATCAACTGGGAGACTCCCTCGAAGACTGGGCCAGCCGAGTGTTGGATTCTATTGAGACACACTCCCTGATTGCCATCGGCTCCTCGATGGGAGGTTCCTGTGCGCTGGAAATGGCGCGTCAGGCCCCCGATCGGATCGCGGCGCTGGTGCTGGTTGGAACCAAAGCAGGCCATCGCCCGGAGCCTGCTGCACGCGATGCTTATCTCGACACACTGCACCATCAGGGCATTCGCGGGATGTGGCTGGAAATCAGCGGCTGGTTGGGCGCCGCTGCACAGCCAGCGGTTGTACAGAGGATTGAGTCGCTGGCGCTGTCACAGGAGACCGCAGACCTGCTCAACGCTGTCCGGGTCTTTCACAGCCGCACTGATCACACCGCGGTCGTTGCGCAGTGGGAGAAACCCCTGCTGGTCATGTGCGGTGAGCACGACCCGGTGATCACCGAGGAGAAGGCGATGGCCCTGTCGCACCTGGTACCGCAGGCGGAGCTGCATGTCATGCGTGGTTGTGGGCATTTCATGAATCTGGAACGTCCGCATGAATTCAATCAGGTGCTTGCTGATTTTGTACGGCGTGTGGAAGCGGGGCGTTCCGCTGGGGCATAA